A window from Prochlorococcus marinus CUG1435 encodes these proteins:
- a CDS encoding DUF1651 domain-containing protein — MAKSHWLINPKRTEVKRFLKNEKSVDGVFEYMFVDTGKIVGVLGKEPPLMTTTVSVDIELAREIYERLISQGWMKTEEVWNKKVR; from the coding sequence ATGGCTAAATCTCATTGGTTGATTAATCCAAAAAGAACAGAAGTAAAAAGGTTTTTAAAAAATGAAAAGAGCGTAGATGGTGTTTTTGAGTATATGTTTGTAGATACTGGAAAGATAGTTGGTGTATTAGGGAAAGAACCCCCCTTAATGACAACTACAGTTTCTGTAGATATAGAATTAGCCAGAGAGATATATGAAAGATTAATCTCTCAGGGATGGATGAAAACTGAGGAAGTTTGGAATAAAAAAGTGAGATAA
- the aroQ gene encoding type II 3-dehydroquinate dehydratase encodes MNILLINGPNLNLLGTREPEIYGNKTLSDIEKDLTKVAKEKSINLECFQSNHEGEIVDKIQDSVKSIQGILINAGAFTHTSISIRDALIGSKIPFVELHISNIFSREDFRKESFLTDKAIGIISGFGILSYSLALEGIIGYLSSKD; translated from the coding sequence ATGAATATTTTATTGATAAATGGCCCAAATCTAAATCTCCTGGGCACTAGAGAACCTGAAATATATGGTAATAAAACACTGAGTGATATAGAAAAAGATTTAACTAAAGTTGCCAAAGAAAAAAGTATTAATCTTGAATGCTTTCAAAGTAATCATGAAGGAGAAATAGTAGATAAAATTCAGGATTCTGTAAAAAGTATCCAAGGTATTCTTATAAATGCTGGCGCTTTTACTCATACCTCGATTTCTATTCGTGATGCTTTAATTGGATCAAAAATTCCGTTTGTAGAGTTACATATTTCAAATATTTTCAGTAGAGAGGATTTTCGTAAAGAATCTTTTCTTACAGATAAAGCTATAGGAATTATTAGTGGATTCGGCATATTAAGCTATTCCTTAGCTCTTGAGGGAATCATTGGATATTTAAGTAGTAAAGATTAA
- a CDS encoding tRNA-(ms[2]io[6]A)-hydroxylase: MLVNFKRPTSQIKYLSSFTSDEWIKLAISNPIDILIDHAHCERKAAGVAIQLMFRYPSEPNLAEVLSPIAREELEHFEKILSFLKDLGHSLKSLKPPPYGAKLSKNISKEEPNRMLDSFLIAGLIEARSHERLSLLALNSEDKSFQSLYESLLESEARHFGVYWKLAQTKFSKNQTFKRLEELSEIESLILAKTFMMPRVHS, encoded by the coding sequence ATGCTAGTCAATTTTAAAAGGCCCACTTCTCAAATTAAATATTTATCATCATTTACCTCAGATGAGTGGATCAAACTCGCAATATCTAATCCGATAGATATTCTTATTGACCATGCTCATTGTGAAAGAAAAGCAGCAGGAGTAGCTATTCAATTGATGTTTAGATATCCATCAGAACCAAATCTGGCAGAAGTTCTAAGTCCAATAGCAAGAGAGGAATTAGAACATTTTGAAAAAATACTTTCTTTTTTAAAGGATCTTGGACATTCTCTTAAGTCCTTAAAACCGCCTCCATATGGAGCTAAATTGTCCAAGAATATAAGCAAGGAAGAGCCCAATAGAATGCTTGATAGTTTCTTAATAGCAGGACTTATTGAAGCAAGAAGTCATGAAAGATTAAGCTTGCTTGCTCTGAATTCTGAAGATAAATCGTTTCAATCCCTTTATGAGTCTCTCCTTGAGAGTGAGGCAAGACATTTTGGAGTTTACTGGAAACTAGCGCAAACTAAATTCTCTAAAAATCAAACTTTCAAAAGGTTAGAGGAATTGTCTGAAATTGAGTCATTAATACTGGCTAAAACTTTTATGATGCCAAGGGTACATAGCTAA
- the cobI gene encoding precorrin-2 C(20)-methyltransferase has translation MIIKKFLSLLNRYKTDLPTFTIVGVGPGDPSLLTIAAVDAIKKAKVIVFPISDDNKKSFAAEIVKKYTKFKKNIPIIFPMARQDFDPDEIWSKAVEKIVKFIKNGESVVLLCLGDTSIFASSSYILRLIKHNYPEINTKTIPGISSLSATAALNDFDLVKKGETLIIKECPSSNSELTSLIKESRENKTVLAIMKIGKRWNLVRETLKKEDIIKKSLIALSVGTPDQIIQYASQYNKDFMPYFSLILIRFD, from the coding sequence ATGATAATAAAAAAGTTCTTAAGTTTACTTAATCGATATAAAACTGATTTGCCAACATTCACCATCGTTGGTGTAGGCCCTGGAGATCCATCGCTTTTAACAATTGCTGCTGTAGATGCTATAAAAAAAGCGAAAGTTATAGTTTTTCCAATATCGGATGATAATAAAAAGAGTTTCGCTGCAGAAATAGTCAAAAAATACACCAAATTTAAAAAAAATATACCTATTATCTTTCCAATGGCTAGGCAGGATTTTGATCCTGATGAAATATGGTCTAAAGCAGTAGAAAAAATTGTGAAATTTATAAAAAATGGTGAATCAGTTGTTTTGCTTTGTCTAGGAGATACCTCAATATTTGCAAGTTCTTCTTATATTTTGAGGCTAATAAAGCATAATTATCCAGAAATCAATACCAAAACCATACCTGGTATTTCTTCGCTATCAGCAACAGCAGCTTTGAATGATTTTGATCTAGTTAAAAAAGGCGAGACTTTAATAATCAAAGAGTGTCCCTCTTCCAATTCAGAATTAACATCCCTAATTAAGGAAAGTAGAGAAAATAAAACGGTCTTGGCCATTATGAAAATTGGGAAACGATGGAATTTAGTTAGGGAAACTTTAAAAAAAGAGGATATTATCAAAAAATCATTAATTGCTTTGAGTGTTGGTACGCCTGATCAAATTATTCAATATGCCTCTCAGTATAATAAGGACTTTATGCCTTATTTTTCTTTAATTTTAATAAGGTTCGATTAA
- a CDS encoding DUF1823 family protein, protein MHKKEKFLENQFTWPICKELLFLVLEDKVTDLFVCELVWERLFYIKEKTSNNWVSSALTPIYWSESFVQAPQFISERLASIHLTRSIPKNHKQGLKNFLNFKGYKINELYPRRTRRATAVNWLIYWAIENDCFSNDNNVIPSPISPPANPSKGHFGDPEIK, encoded by the coding sequence ATGCATAAAAAAGAAAAATTCCTTGAAAATCAATTTACATGGCCAATATGTAAAGAATTATTATTTCTTGTTCTTGAAGATAAGGTTACTGATCTTTTTGTCTGTGAATTGGTTTGGGAAAGACTTTTTTATATTAAAGAAAAAACTTCAAATAATTGGGTTTCTAGTGCATTAACTCCTATTTATTGGTCAGAAAGCTTTGTACAGGCTCCTCAATTTATTTCAGAACGATTAGCATCAATTCATTTGACTCGATCTATCCCAAAGAATCATAAGCAGGGATTGAAAAATTTTCTTAATTTTAAAGGTTATAAAATTAATGAACTATATCCAAGAAGAACTAGAAGAGCTACCGCAGTAAATTGGCTAATTTATTGGGCTATAGAAAATGATTGTTTTTCAAATGATAATAATGTTATTCCAAGTCCGATTTCACCCCCTGCAAATCCATCAAAAGGACATTTTGGTGATCCAGAAATCAAATGA
- the der gene encoding ribosome biogenesis GTPase Der, which translates to MILPTIAIIGRPNVGKSTLVNRLCQSNDAIVFDKPGVTRDRTYQNATWGGKEFQIVDTGGLVFDDDSEFLPEIRTQVFLALEEASLALFVVDGNQGVTDGDLSIAKWLRKSNCKTIVAVNKCESTTLGISLASEFWKLGLGEPCPVSAIHGSGTGDLLDLVIDELPEKNIQDQEEKIMMSIIGRPNVGKSSLLNSISGEKRAIVSDISGTTTDSIDTLIKKGDNQWKIVDTAGIRRKKNVKYGTEFFGINRAFKSIDRSDVCVLVIDAVDGVTDQDQKLAGRIEEQGRACIIVVNKWDLVEKNSSTIYQVEKELRSKLYFLHWSKMIFISAKTGQRVDNIFDHALNAVNQHRRRVTTSVVNEVLKESISWKSPPTKRSGKQGRLYYGTQVKNKPPTFTLFVNDPKLFGITYRRYIEKQIRLNLGFEGTPLILLWRGKQQRALHKEVERENIELIQKD; encoded by the coding sequence TTGATTCTTCCCACAATAGCAATTATCGGAAGACCTAACGTTGGGAAATCAACCTTGGTGAATCGGCTTTGCCAAAGTAATGATGCAATAGTCTTTGATAAACCTGGTGTTACAAGAGATAGAACCTATCAAAATGCCACATGGGGAGGTAAGGAATTTCAAATAGTTGATACTGGAGGTTTAGTTTTTGATGATGATAGTGAATTTCTTCCAGAGATAAGAACGCAAGTTTTCTTGGCTCTAGAAGAGGCTTCACTGGCTTTGTTTGTAGTAGATGGAAATCAAGGTGTTACTGATGGTGATTTATCAATAGCAAAATGGTTAAGGAAATCAAACTGTAAAACAATTGTTGCTGTCAATAAATGTGAATCAACTACTCTTGGAATCTCTTTAGCTTCAGAGTTCTGGAAATTAGGATTGGGAGAACCCTGCCCAGTTTCAGCTATTCATGGTTCAGGCACTGGCGATCTTTTAGATCTAGTTATTGACGAACTTCCTGAAAAAAATATTCAAGATCAAGAAGAAAAGATAATGATGTCAATTATTGGTAGGCCAAATGTTGGTAAATCTAGTTTGTTAAATTCAATATCAGGAGAAAAAAGAGCAATTGTTAGTGATATCAGTGGGACGACAACTGATTCAATTGATACCCTCATTAAAAAAGGAGATAATCAATGGAAAATTGTTGATACTGCAGGGATTAGAAGAAAGAAAAATGTTAAATATGGGACTGAATTCTTTGGCATTAATAGGGCTTTTAAATCTATTGATAGAAGTGATGTTTGTGTATTGGTTATAGATGCTGTAGATGGAGTAACTGATCAAGACCAGAAGTTGGCAGGAAGAATAGAAGAACAAGGAAGAGCTTGTATAATTGTTGTAAATAAATGGGATCTTGTTGAAAAAAATAGTTCAACAATATATCAGGTAGAAAAAGAACTAAGATCTAAACTTTATTTTTTACACTGGTCAAAAATGATTTTTATATCTGCAAAAACTGGACAAAGAGTTGATAATATTTTTGATCATGCTCTAAATGCTGTAAATCAACATAGAAGAAGAGTTACAACATCTGTGGTTAATGAAGTTCTTAAAGAGTCTATTAGTTGGAAAAGTCCTCCAACGAAAAGAAGCGGAAAGCAAGGCAGGCTTTATTACGGTACTCAAGTAAAAAATAAACCTCCCACTTTTACTCTTTTTGTAAACGATCCTAAATTATTTGGAATAACTTACAGAAGATATATTGAAAAACAAATTAGATTAAATTTAGGTTTTGAAGGCACACCTCTAATTTTACTTTGGAGAGGAAAACAGCAAAGAGCATTACATAAAGAAGTCGAAAGGGAAAATATTGAGTTAATTCAAAAAGATTAA